The nucleotide sequence GCGACCATACCGAAAGCATCACAGCGCCTCAGCTCAAGgtccttcttcttcgtcttcattCTTTTGGCCCTAAACTTCTCAAAATCcccaatttttgttttgttatatgtaaacAGGGCTTCTGTAAAAGTTTCAAATTGAGTGCTTAGTTGAAATGGGGTATTTggatatgaatttttttttgctttattcttcttctcttcccaTATACTTCCCAAAATCCTAATTTTTGCTTTTTtatatgtgattttttttaCGGGATTTCTcataatttcaaatttcaatgtaatttttgtgtgaaaattttattgcttttttatgaTGTCGTCTTGGTTGATTGACATTTGCTTATTTGAAATGGGTATGTTggatgtcaaaattttattgcttttttcttcttcttcctcaaatccCCAAGTGCTTATTTTGTGTGTTCTTTCGATTTCTGAGTTTAATTAATTGGTGCATTTTTCTGAGTTTAATATCATCAATATAGTGCTTCTTAATATATATCGTCAAATATGTAATATTGAAATATGATGCTATGAAATGCTTAAGATATTGACAGTATAGTACATTAATGCAATCTCTTTATCACACCCTGCAATTCATGAAGTGTAAGCTTGAGATATGTATCCTTACAGTTTTTACAAGAAAGTTAACTTTATCCTTTCTAGGAACATTCCTACCCTGGTGACATTTTCGCTGTATTTCTGATGGATTCCAGATTTCTAGTGGATTTAGCTTAGGGTTTTCGTTGGATTGTGGTCTTAGTGTGGTGAAGAAAAATCAGAGGACAGGGAGGGGAAACTTATGCTTCAAGACGAAACTAAAGTTTTAACCTATTCCAGCTTCATTTTGATCTAGGTAGAGATATATGAATAGATTAGTAATCTCGATGCTTTTAGATTTAGTAAAGAACTGTTTGTTAATAAATTATCTTGAATcaattatttttgaaacattttttATTCTGGTTATTACGTACATCTTCAAATTCCAGTTCAAGATACTTTAGGGTTAAagatagactcatttgaagactCAAATTTCTAGTTGAGTTGTTACCGGATGACATATTCAAATTTCCTGGTGATGAGACCGCTAAGCAGCTTCATGTAAGTATATGTAATTGTTATTATTCTTATATGTATGAGTTGTTCAACTATTATTTATATTCTGTTATTAAACattaaatgtttttttctttattattacagGTTGCTATGGTGGAACAACGCACTGCTGTTCTCCAAGAAGCAACATCGCAGCTTCCCCCGGAGACCCCGATCGAGGATGTCACGGTACCCGAGGATGCAGGTTTTCAAATCCTGACTAATGTCATGGATCAGAACTTCGGTCGTCGTCATGGCAAGGTTGTTTGGTGTATGGGGAAAGCGCGAGTTCGTGAGACGGGTGCCTCTTCTTCCAGATCGAACATAGTAGAGGTCAGTGCATTGAAGGAGGAAGTGATAACCTTAAAGGGTCAGCTTGGGGTCCAGGGCAAGAAGATGAAGGCTCGGGACGAGCAAATGAAGGCCCAGGAAGAGCAGATTAGGGCCCAGGGTGAGAAGATGAATGCCTATGTTGGGCACGTGAGAGACCTTGTACGAGCCATACAGATGTTCGGCCTCCAAATTTCGCTAACAGAACCTGATCTTGATACACCTTCGACCTTCGAGCCATTTCACCCTGCCGATACCTAGTAGCTTGATG is from Malus sylvestris chromosome 5, drMalSylv7.2, whole genome shotgun sequence and encodes:
- the LOC126621020 gene encoding uncharacterized protein LOC126621020, with amino-acid sequence MVEQRTAVLQEATSQLPPETPIEDVTVPEDAGFQILTNVMDQNFGRRHGKVVWCMGKARVRETGASSSRSNIVEVSALKEEVITLKGQLGVQGKKMKARDEQMKAQEEQIRAQGEKMNAYVGHVRDLVRAIQMFGLQISLTEPDLDTPSTFEPFHPADT